One Sander vitreus isolate 19-12246 chromosome 23, sanVit1, whole genome shotgun sequence DNA window includes the following coding sequences:
- the arfgap3 gene encoding ADP-ribosylation factor GTPase-activating protein 3 isoform X2: MSEPSKQDISTIFKRLRAIPTNKICFDCSAKNPSWASITYGVFLCIDCSGTHRSLGVHLTFIRSTELDFNWSWFQLRCMQVGGNASAMSFFSQHGCTTSAANTKYNSRAAQLYREKIKTSATQATRSHGTELWLDSQAPLSPTSPDDKQVDFFSLHIQALPENVNTANTVQMCLSSSTSEKPLTRGKEEDGNLDEGPSVEMLSISTESSLEPSSLLKKKPTAAKKTLASKKGGLGAQKVSSKSFSDLEKKAQAADKLREKEESTGASKKSNRPEESISPSLRLACKDFEQQRKMEEKKLKGLEGNRKEQAERLGMGLGMRSGVSHSVTSDMHMIQQESPLGTKTTKARRFTEDNDDEGSFSSRILSRFDDQTETSDSFSSLWDDRGEGGWIKESKKPEPDFYMTSTISSLNDRPTARRKPEAMPVSDTGEAQKKFGGDVKAISSDMYFGKQDNSEYEAKTRLERYSGSASISSADLFDDPKKQTVSSYRLTNVLPSAPDMSQLKLGVRSVAGKLSVMASGVVSSIQDHYSS; this comes from the exons ATTTGCTTTGACTGCTCAGCTAAAAACCCCAGTTGGGCCAGCATCACCTATGGTGTATTCCTGTGTATAGATTGCTCTGGGACACACAGATCTCTTGGCGTGCATCTGACCTTTATCAG GTCTACTGAGCTGGATTTCAATTGGTCTTGGTTTCAGCTAAGATGTATGCAAGTGGGAGGCAATGCCAGTGCG atgtcatttttcagtcaaCATGGGTGCACAACCAGTGCTGCCAATACCAAGTACAACAGCCGAGCCGCTCAGCTGTACAGGGAGAAGATCAAGACTTCAGCCACACAAGCCACCAGATCCCATGGCACTGAG TTGTGGCTTGACAGTCAGGCTCCTCTCTCCCCAACATCACCGGATGACAAGCAAGTGGATTTCTTCAGTCTTCATATACAG GCTCTTCCTGAAAATGTGAACACGGCCAACACGGTTCAAATGTGTCTCAGCTCCTCCACATCAGAGAAGCCTTTAACCAGGGGGAAAGAGGAAGACG GTAATCTGGATGAGGGCCCTAGTGTGGAGATGCTGAGTATTTCTACAGAATCAAGTCTAG AGCCTTCCTCTCTCCTTAAGAAGAAGCCAACTGCTGCCAAGAAAACA TTGGCCTCTAAGAAAGGCGGTCTGGGCGCTCAGAAGGTTAGCAGTAAGAGTTTCTCAGATCTGGAGAAGAAGGCTCAAGCTGCCGACAAGCTccgagagaaagaagagagcaCTGGTGCTTCCAAGAAGAGCAACCGACCTGAGGAATCCAT CTCTCCATCCCTGAGACTGGCCTGTAAGGATTTTGAGCAGCAGAGGAAAATGGAGGAGAAGAAGTTGAAGGGATTAGAGGGGAATAGGAAAGAGCAAGCTGAGAGACTGGGCATGGGTCTGGGCATGAGGAG TGGAGTGTCTCACTCTGTGACATCGGACATGCACATGATCCAGCAGGagagtccactggggaccaagaCCACCAAAGCACGACGGTTCACCGAGGACAATGACGACGAAGGGTCCTTCAGCTCTAG GATCTTGTCCCGGTTTGACGATCAAACAGAAACGTCAGATAGTTTCTCCTCGCTGTGGGATGACAGAGGTGAAGGAGGCTGGATCAAGGAGAGCAAGAAACCAGAGCCGGACTTCTACATGACCTCCACAATATCATCGCTGAATGACAG gccCACAGCCAGAAGAAAACCAGAAGCAATGCCAGTGTCAGACACAGGAGAAGCTCAGAAAAAGTTTGGAGGCGACGTGAAAGCCATCTCTTCTGACATGTACTTTGGAAAACAAGATAACTCTGAG TATGAGGCCAAAACACGACTGGAAAGATATTCTGGGAGTGCCTCTATAAGTTCAGCAGACCTCTTTGATGATCCAAAGAAACAGACTG TGAGTTCCTACCGTCTGACCAACGTGCTGCCCAGTGCTCCTGACATGTCACAGCTCAAACTGGGAGTGCGCTCAGTGGCTGGAAAACTATCCGTCATGGCCAGCGGCGTAGTTAGCTCAATTCAG GATCACTACAGCTCCTGA
- the arfgap3 gene encoding ADP-ribosylation factor GTPase-activating protein 3 isoform X1, whose protein sequence is MSEPSKQDISTIFKRLRAIPTNKICFDCSAKNPSWASITYGVFLCIDCSGTHRSLGVHLTFIRSTELDFNWSWFQLRCMQVGGNASAMSFFSQHGCTTSAANTKYNSRAAQLYREKIKTSATQATRSHGTELWLDSQAPLSPTSPDDKQVDFFSLHIQALPENVNTANTVQMCLSSSTSEKPLTRGKEEDGNLDEGPSVEMLSISTESSLEPSSLLKKKPTAAKKTLASKKGGLGAQKVSSKSFSDLEKKAQAADKLREKEESTGASKKSNRPEESISPSLRLACKDFEQQRKMEEKKLKGLEGNRKEQAERLGMGLGMRSGVSHSVTSDMHMIQQESPLGTKTTKARRFTEDNDDEGSFSSRILSRFDDQTETSDSFSSLWDDRGEGGWIKESKKPEPDFYMTSTISSLNDRPTARRKPEAMPVSDTGEAQKKFGGDVKAISSDMYFGKQDNSEYEAKTRLERYSGSASISSADLFDDPKKQTVSSYRLTNVLPSAPDMSQLKLGVRSVAGKLSVMASGVVSSIQVGQKYTT, encoded by the exons ATTTGCTTTGACTGCTCAGCTAAAAACCCCAGTTGGGCCAGCATCACCTATGGTGTATTCCTGTGTATAGATTGCTCTGGGACACACAGATCTCTTGGCGTGCATCTGACCTTTATCAG GTCTACTGAGCTGGATTTCAATTGGTCTTGGTTTCAGCTAAGATGTATGCAAGTGGGAGGCAATGCCAGTGCG atgtcatttttcagtcaaCATGGGTGCACAACCAGTGCTGCCAATACCAAGTACAACAGCCGAGCCGCTCAGCTGTACAGGGAGAAGATCAAGACTTCAGCCACACAAGCCACCAGATCCCATGGCACTGAG TTGTGGCTTGACAGTCAGGCTCCTCTCTCCCCAACATCACCGGATGACAAGCAAGTGGATTTCTTCAGTCTTCATATACAG GCTCTTCCTGAAAATGTGAACACGGCCAACACGGTTCAAATGTGTCTCAGCTCCTCCACATCAGAGAAGCCTTTAACCAGGGGGAAAGAGGAAGACG GTAATCTGGATGAGGGCCCTAGTGTGGAGATGCTGAGTATTTCTACAGAATCAAGTCTAG AGCCTTCCTCTCTCCTTAAGAAGAAGCCAACTGCTGCCAAGAAAACA TTGGCCTCTAAGAAAGGCGGTCTGGGCGCTCAGAAGGTTAGCAGTAAGAGTTTCTCAGATCTGGAGAAGAAGGCTCAAGCTGCCGACAAGCTccgagagaaagaagagagcaCTGGTGCTTCCAAGAAGAGCAACCGACCTGAGGAATCCAT CTCTCCATCCCTGAGACTGGCCTGTAAGGATTTTGAGCAGCAGAGGAAAATGGAGGAGAAGAAGTTGAAGGGATTAGAGGGGAATAGGAAAGAGCAAGCTGAGAGACTGGGCATGGGTCTGGGCATGAGGAG TGGAGTGTCTCACTCTGTGACATCGGACATGCACATGATCCAGCAGGagagtccactggggaccaagaCCACCAAAGCACGACGGTTCACCGAGGACAATGACGACGAAGGGTCCTTCAGCTCTAG GATCTTGTCCCGGTTTGACGATCAAACAGAAACGTCAGATAGTTTCTCCTCGCTGTGGGATGACAGAGGTGAAGGAGGCTGGATCAAGGAGAGCAAGAAACCAGAGCCGGACTTCTACATGACCTCCACAATATCATCGCTGAATGACAG gccCACAGCCAGAAGAAAACCAGAAGCAATGCCAGTGTCAGACACAGGAGAAGCTCAGAAAAAGTTTGGAGGCGACGTGAAAGCCATCTCTTCTGACATGTACTTTGGAAAACAAGATAACTCTGAG TATGAGGCCAAAACACGACTGGAAAGATATTCTGGGAGTGCCTCTATAAGTTCAGCAGACCTCTTTGATGATCCAAAGAAACAGACTG TGAGTTCCTACCGTCTGACCAACGTGCTGCCCAGTGCTCCTGACATGTCACAGCTCAAACTGGGAGTGCGCTCAGTGGCTGGAAAACTATCCGTCATGGCCAGCGGCGTAGTTAGCTCAATTCAGGTCGGTCAGAAATACACCACTTGA